TGGTGAAAGACGGTTTGGCCGAGAAGCTGGCAAGCAATGAATTGCACGCTTTATCGATTTCCACCGCCGCCACGCCTGCGGAATGGGCAGCCAAGCAGCAGGGTTAATCTTTTGGCAGTTAAAATAGGGAAGTTGAAGTATCAAAGGCCGTCTGAAAATTCAGACGGCCTTGTTTATTGGGTTTGTTGAAATCAGCTGCCCTGACCGTCGTCGATCAGCGCATCCACAAACGCACGCGCGTCAAACGGGCGCAAGTCGTCGATGCTCTCGCCCACACCGATATAGCGTACCGGAATCGGGCGGCTGGAAGCGAGTGCAGCCAGAATGCCGCCTTTGGCCGTACCGTCGAGCTTGGTCACGATCAGGCCGGTCAGGCCGAGTGCGTCGTCAAACGCCACCACTTGGTTGACGGCGTTTTGGCCGATATTGGCATCCAGCACCACGATGATTTCATGCGGCGCGTCGGGCATGGATTTTTGCAGCACGCGCTTTACTTTTTTGATTTCTTCCATCAAATGCAGCTGGGTCGGCAGGCGGCCTGCGGTGTCGGCCAGCACGATGTCTATACCGCGCGCTTTGGCGGCTTCTACGGCATCGAAGCAGACGGCGGCGGAGTCGCCCGTGCTTTGCGAAATCACGGTAACGCCGTTGCGCGCGCCCCATTCCTGCAACTGCTCGCGTGCAGCGGCGCGGAAGGTATCGCCTGCGGCCAACAATACCGACTTGCCTTGCGATTGGAAATATTTGGCCAGTTTGCCGATGGAAGTGGTTTTGCCCGCGCCGTTGATGCCGGCCAGCATAATCACAAACGGCTGGCCGTTATCAGGAATCACCAGCGGCTGTTCAAGCGGTTTGATTAAATCGTAAATCGCATCTTTCAACGCGCCGCGCAGCTCGTTGCCGTCTTTCAAACCGCGCAGCGATACGCGTTTGCGTACGTCTTTCATCAGATAATCGGTGGCTTCCATGCCCATATCACTGGTAATCAGCACGGTTTCCAATTCTTCATACAGGTCTTCGTCGATTTGGCCGCCGCCGAATACGCCGGCCAGCGATTTGGCCATATGGTCGCGCGATTTGGTCAGACCTTGTTTCAAACGTGCAGCCCAGCCGAGTTTGGCCGGTTCGGGTTTGGGTTCTTCCTTCACGGCGGGAACGGCAGGTACGGAAGCGGTGTCGGAAGTATGATCTTCTTCAACGGCAGCTTCGGCTTGCGGTTCGTTTTCGGTTTCATTGGGCATGGCAGCCGTTGCAGCGGGGATTTCGGCAGCGGTTTCGGGAGTGGCGACGGGCTGTTGAACGGCCGGGGAAGCCGGTTCAGATATAGCGTCGGCAATGGGGTTTGGCTCGGACTTTTTTGGCGCGGCGCTTTCCGCCGGTTCGGTTTCCGGCTGCGGCTCTGCTGCGGTTTCTACGGCCGACGGTGCGGCTTCCGGTGTGATTTCTTCCGGCGTTTCTTGTTTTTTCTTGCGTTTAAAGAAGCTGAACATAAGGATTCCCTTGTGGTTAACCGAAAATGGCGGCGGTGCGGACAGAATTCCGCCGACTGGCGGGGGTTATGTTTTCCGCATGGTTTGTGGGCGGTTAATTGTAGCGTATTTTCAGCGTTTTCCCGATATTTTTGCGTAAGGTGCGGCAAAGTGTGTGCCGGAACGGCAGGAGGCCGTCTGAAAATTCTGCGTCTTGTTTATGAAATTGATAGAAGCTATCATTTGTTTGTGCTTAATTTTTGATTAAAGGCTTTTTATGTTATGCCGTTTGGTTTTACCTTTGTTGTTGGCCTGTGCTTTTCCTGTGTGCGCGGAAACGGTATCGCGCACGCTGCCCAATGGTTTGAAAGTGGTGGTGAAGGAAGACAGACGCGCGCCGGTGGCGGTTTCGCAGATTTGGTACAAGGTGGGCAGCGTGGACGAGCAGCCCGGAAAAACAGGCTTGAGCCATGCTTTGGAACACATGATGTTTAAGGGTACGGCGGCGGTGCCGTCGGGCGAGTTCAGCCGTCTGATTTCGGCTTGGGGCGGGCAGTTAAACGCTTATACCAACCGCAACGAAACGGTTTATTACGAAAACATTGCGGCGGCGAATCTGCCGAAAGTGCTGGAGCTGGAAGCCGACCGTATGCAGAACCTGAACTTCAGCGATGCGGAATTTTTAAATGAAATGAATGTGATCCGCGAAGAACGCCGCCAGCGTACCGACGACAGCGCAGGCGGAAAGTTGTGGGAACATGTGTTTATCAACACGTTTGAAAATCCGGCTTTGAGAGCACCGGTTATCGGTTATATGGCGGATTTGGACAAGCTGAAAGCCGATGATTTGCGCGAATGGTACCGGCAATGGTATGCGCCGAACAATGCGGTTTTGGTGGTGGTGGGCGATGTGGACGCGCAGGAAACCGTGAAAAAGGCGGAGGCTTTGTTCGGCCGGATTGCTGCGAAACCTTTACCGAACCGCAATAATCTGGCCGAACGGCAGCAGCGGCAGGCCGTCGTTGCGTCAACCGATTCGGCAGTAACGCGCCAGCCTTTGTCGGCTTTGTCGTTCCGCGTTCCCGGCTTGAATCCCGAGCGTTTGGACGAGCGTATGCCTTATGCGTTGAGCGTGTTGGCATCGGTGTTGGGCGGACATTCTTCCAGCCGTTTTGACGCGGGCTTGGTGCGCGGGCGCAAAGTGGCGTTGAGTGCGGGTGCGGTTTACGACATGATGAGCCGCGAGCTGCCTCTGTTTCATATTTTCGTGATGCCGTCTGAAGGAAAAACAGTCGAAGAAGTGCTGGCGTTGGTTCGTGCGGAGATTGCCGACATTGCGGCCAACGGGATTTCCCAAGCGGAATTGCAGCGTGTGCGCAACCGTATCACGGCTGAAAAAGTTTATGCCCAAGATTCGATGACCGAGCAGGCTTCGGTTATCGGGCGTTTGGAAACGCACGGTTTCCGTTATCAGGACGAAGACGAAATCCGGCGCAGGCTGTTGGCGGTAAGCGCGGAAGAAGTACGCGCGGCGGCGGCATTGCTGACGGCAGACCGTTCCAGCCAAGTTACGGTTTATCCTGCCAAGGCGGCAGCGAAATAAAGAGGGTTGAGGCCGTCTGAAAATTCAGACGGCCTCACGGCAACACAATAGAAAGTAGATTATGTTTGCAAAAAAACTATTATGGGCGGCTTTGCTGATGCCGGTGGCGGCGCAGGCTTCCATCGACATCCAGCGTTGGACGACGGCGGAAGGAACGCAGATTCTGCTGGTGGAGCGGCATGAAAATCCGATTGTGGACATGCGTATCAGCTTTAAAGGTGCGGGCAGCGTGTTTAATCCTGCCGGCAAAGGCGAATTGGCGGAGTTTGCCGCCGCGCTGCTGTTGTCGGGAACGGAAAAATTGGACGAAGAAGCGTTTCACGCGCGAAGTAACGATTTGGCCGTCGATATCGGCAGCAGCAGCGGCGAAGAAACGGCGGCGTTGACATTCCGCAGCTTGAGCCGCAGCGAAAACCTGTTGCCGACTTTGGATTTGGTCAATCAGGCGCTGGTGTCGCCCCGTTTCGATACGGCGGTGTTCGAGCGTAACCGCAGCCAAAGCATCACGGCGTTGCAGCAAAGCGAACGCAAGCCCGGATTTGTGGCCGACCGCGCGTTAACGCGTTTGATGTATCCCGATCACCCTTACGGCAACGGTGCCAATGTCAGCGTGGAAAGTTTGGGTAAGATGAGTCTGGACGATATCCGCGCGTTTTACCGCAGCCGTTACGGCAAACAAAATGCGGTTGTGGCCATTGTCGGCGATGTGGACAGGCAGCAGGCGGAAAAAATGGCGGCCAAAGCATTGGATAAACTGCCGCAAAAACCGCAGCACGGTCATGCCGTTGCGCCTGTGCCCGAACAAAAAGCACGGCATCAAGCCATACCGTTTCCGGGCGAACAGGCGCAGATTGTGATGGGTATGCCGCTGATCAAACGACATGATCCCGATTATTATGCTCTGGTTGCCGGTAATTATGTGTTGGGCGGCGGCGGTTTCGACAGCAGGCTGATGAAGGTCTTGCGCGACCGGCACGGCTATACTTACGGTGCGTACAGCCGTTTGTCGCCAATGACCGAGGCCGGCGGATTGGGTATCGCCTTTTCCACCAAAAAAGCCAACGCCGCGCCTGCATTGGCGGCTGCAAAAAAAGTATTGGCCGGATTTATTGCCGAAGGGCCGACCGAAGCTGAATTGAAGCAGGCAAAAGACAATATCATCGGCAGTTTTCCGCTGCGGTTCGACAGCAATGCCAAGCTGCTCAATTACTTGAGTCTGATCGGCGTACACAATTTGCCGTCCGATTATTTGGAGGCTTATCCGAAAGCCATCGAAGCATTGACGGCGGAGCAGGTAAAAGAGGTGTGGCAGCGCAGGGTCAATCCCAATAAGCTGCATACCGTGATTGTGGGCGGTAAAGCCAAAGGCAAGGCCGAATAAACCCTTGAGGCCGTCTGAAAAAATGTACGGTTTTTTCAGACGGCCTTTCCGATATTTCATCATTAAGGATTGCAATATGACAGCAGCAGAATTGCAGGATTTTCTCCACCGCAATATTCCGGCTTCCGCTTCTTTGAAGCTCGCAGTAACCGAAAGCAGCCCTCAGCGCGTGGCCCTGCTGGCACCGTTGGCAGCAAACTGCAACCACCACCATACTGTTTTCGGCGGCAGCATCGCGCTGCTGGCCACTCTGTGCGCTTGGTCGCTGGTTCATCTGAATTATCCCGAATACAACGGAAAAATCGTGATTCAAGACGGGCAGACCCGTTATCTCAAACCTGCCAAGGGCGATTTGACGGCGGTATCCGAAGCGCACAATCCGCAAGATTGGGAAGATTGCGGCCAAATGCTGGCCGAGCGGGGTAAAGGCAAAATCAATGTGGCCTGTACTTTATGGAGTGAAGGAATATTGGTTGCGGAGTTTACCGGTCGCTATGTTGTTTTATTGTAATGTCTGACAAATAGAATGCTTGGATAAGAAAATCAATAAATTGTATGTAAAATCCGATATTTTTCATTGAAATGCGCTGATGGGATTATAAATCTCATTAAGTTATTCAAGTTTTGGAGGCAAGCTGTATCGTTTTTTTCGATACGGCTTGTTCTTTTTCATATATTTAAAAGCTATAATTCCGCCCGAAAAAATCGGTTGGTAAAGGCGGGTAATGAAAAAAGATATTTTCTGGGTGGCAATCTATACGTTATTGTTGTTGGTAAGCGAAATGGCTTACCGTTTTGTTTTTAATGTGCCGGAATTGTCCCGGCCTTGGGAAGCGGCGGCAATTATTGCTGTTTTTTTGGTGCTGTTTTATTGTGCAAAATACCGGCTGACGCGTTTCTTTATCGCTTTATTTTTCGGCTTGAGTACGGTGGTCAATAATGTGCATTATGCCGTTTATGAGAGCTGGATAAACAGTACCAATTATCTGTTGGCGGTTACCGAGATAACTGAAGTTGCCGGTGCCGGAATGGCTATGTTGGATAAGGTTGTGCCGGTGGTTTTGTGGGGTGTGGCGGAGACGTTGCTGTTTATCTCCATCGGCAGGTTCAGAAGAAAAACAGGCATTTGGGCAGACGGCGTGTTTGCTGTTTTCTTTATCTATATGTTTATCCGTGCTTTTACCACCAGCAACGACATTGGTTTGACGCCTAGAACCAATTACAGCAGGCTGAAATCGAATGCGTTTGCGTTCAGTTCGTTTATCGGCAGAACGCTGCCTTATGAATTGTTGGAATTGAGCGACTTGTCGAACTATTCGCATCCTACGCCGCAAGTGGTGTCTGCACCTAAGTTTAAAAACATTATTTTTATCGTGGGCGAGAGTTTCAGCGCAAAGCATGTTCATCACTTCGGTTATCCGCGCGAATCAACGCCGTTTTTAGATTCGTTTGCCCAAAATTATCCCGATGCGGTTTTAAAACCCGCTTATGCGGCAGGATTGGGTACGGCGATTTCGCTTCCGGCGCTATTTAATGCCGTGCCTTATCCCAACGGGTTGACACATATTGTCAAAGGGGATACCAATTTATTCAAACTGGCGCAACAACAAGGCTTTAAAACGTCTTTCCATTCTTCCCAGCCGGAATGGGAAATGGAAATCTTGGGACTGATGGGCAAAAAATGGATTGATGAAGTGACTTTTCCCACCCAAGCGGGAATGTCGGTCAGAGAGGCCATGAACGACCATAAAGTGTTGCCGTATCTGTATCAAAGTCCGTTGCGGCAGGGGCAGAACTTTATCGTGCTGCATCAGCGCGGTTCGCATGTGCCTTACGGTAAGTATTTGGAATCGAAGCAGTTTGGCGGCAATACGCCGTTAGACAATTATGACAGTACGATTTGGGATACCGATTTATATATCCGCAAAGTGTTTGAATTTTTATCGAAACAGAAAACCGACGATTGGCTGCTGATTTATACGTCTGATCACGGTCAGAACGTAACCGACGAAGTTTACAATCAAGGTACGGCTGCCGAAGGTTCGTATTCCGTTCCCTTGATGATTTATACGCCGAATCGGACTTTGCAGCAGCAGATGAGCCGGCAGTTTGAACAATGTAAAACGATGTTTCACCAACAGCTCTCGACTCTGCTGATTTCGGTGATGGGATACGGTATGCCGGTGTCGGATTGCCGATCGGGCGTAGTTAATGCCAATCTTTTGACGGGCAATTCCGGCTATCTGCAAGTGGAAAACGGTGAAGTGAAATTCGTTTATCCAAACGGAAAACAGTAAATGGTTTTTGAATGAATAAAGGCCGTCTGAATTTTCAGACGGCCTTTTTGTTTTGGCGGGTAAGTAAGGCGCGGATTTGATTTTTATCCGGTGTTTTGCCGTCTGGCATTGCAGTTTGAATTTGTCGTGTGCTATTTCAAACTGTTTGATTTTCTATATATTTCTTATTAAATATAAATAAAAACAATTTGCATTAATATTAAAATGATTATATAAAGTGGAAAATATCTGAAGATTGATTTCATTATGTTTGTTGCGTTTCTGATTATGCTGCGCGAAGGTATCGAAGCGGCGTTGATTGTCGGCATTATTGCCGGCTTCCTCAGACAGTCGGGGCATAGCCAATTGATGCCGAAAGTGTGGACGGGTGTGGTTTTGGCGGCTTTGCTCTGCTTGGCCTTGGGTGTGGGATTGAATGCGGTAACCGGTGAAATTCCACAAAAGCAGCAAGAGTTGGTTGTCGGCGTGATCGGTTTGGTTGCTGCCGCCATGATTACTTTTATGGTGTTTTGGATGAAAACCGCAGCGGTATCGGTGAAGCGTCAGGTAAAGGCATCGGTTCAGACGGCCTTGAATAAAGGGCGCGGTCAGGGTTGGGCTCTGGTCGGTATGGCATTTTTGGCAGTAGCCAGAGAAGGTTTGGAAAGTGTGTTTTTCCTGTTGGCGGTATTCGGTCAAAGCCCGACGGCGGCCATGCCGGTCGGTGCGGTTTTGGGGTTGTTGTGTGCGGTGGTAATCGGTGTGTTGGTGTATCAGGGCGGTATGCGTTTGAACTTGGAAAAATTTTTCTGTTGGACGGGTGTGTTTTTAATTTTTGTTGCGGCGGGGCTGTTGGCGGGTTCGCTGCGCGCGCTGCATGAGGCAGGGGTGTGGAATTTGATGCAGGAAGTGGTGTTTGATACTTCGTCGGTGTTGCATGAGGACAGCCCGTTGGGCGTGCTGCTCGGTGGTTTCTTCGGTTATACCGACCATCCTACCCGGGGAGAAGTATGGGTATGGCTGCTTTATTGCATTCCTGCTTTGATTTGGTTTTTGAGAGGAAACCGGCTTGCTTCGGCGAGTTGAAATATTTAAGGAAGATGAGGGTAAAAATGAAAAAATTGAATGTTATGAGCGTGTCTGTATTGTTGGCTTTGGGTTTGAGCGCGTGCCAACCGCCTGAAGCCGAAAAAACCGCCGCTCCGGCTTCGGGGGCTGCTGTGCCTGCAAGTAATGCGGACGGTTCGGTGAACATTGCGGTAAACGATTCTGCCTGCGACCCGATGGAATTGACCGTGCCCAGCGGCCAAAATGTGTTCAATATCAAAAACAACAGCGGCCGCAAGCTGGAATGGGAAATTCTGAAAGGCGTGATGGTGGTGGACGAGCGCGAAAATATCGCACCGGGCTTGTCGGACAAAATGACGGTTACGCTGCTGCCGGGCGAGTATGAAATGACCTGCGGCCTGCTGACCAATCCGCGCGGTA
Above is a genomic segment from Neisseria weaveri containing:
- the ftsY gene encoding signal recognition particle-docking protein FtsY, whose product is MFSFFKRKKKQETPEEITPEAAPSAVETAAEPQPETEPAESAAPKKSEPNPIADAISEPASPAVQQPVATPETAAEIPAATAAMPNETENEPQAEAAVEEDHTSDTASVPAVPAVKEEPKPEPAKLGWAARLKQGLTKSRDHMAKSLAGVFGGGQIDEDLYEELETVLITSDMGMEATDYLMKDVRKRVSLRGLKDGNELRGALKDAIYDLIKPLEQPLVIPDNGQPFVIMLAGINGAGKTTSIGKLAKYFQSQGKSVLLAAGDTFRAAAREQLQEWGARNGVTVISQSTGDSAAVCFDAVEAAKARGIDIVLADTAGRLPTQLHLMEEIKKVKRVLQKSMPDAPHEIIVVLDANIGQNAVNQVVAFDDALGLTGLIVTKLDGTAKGGILAALASSRPIPVRYIGVGESIDDLRPFDARAFVDALIDDGQGS
- a CDS encoding M16 family metallopeptidase; this encodes MLCRLVLPLLLACAFPVCAETVSRTLPNGLKVVVKEDRRAPVAVSQIWYKVGSVDEQPGKTGLSHALEHMMFKGTAAVPSGEFSRLISAWGGQLNAYTNRNETVYYENIAAANLPKVLELEADRMQNLNFSDAEFLNEMNVIREERRQRTDDSAGGKLWEHVFINTFENPALRAPVIGYMADLDKLKADDLREWYRQWYAPNNAVLVVVGDVDAQETVKKAEALFGRIAAKPLPNRNNLAERQQRQAVVASTDSAVTRQPLSALSFRVPGLNPERLDERMPYALSVLASVLGGHSSSRFDAGLVRGRKVALSAGAVYDMMSRELPLFHIFVMPSEGKTVEEVLALVRAEIADIAANGISQAELQRVRNRITAEKVYAQDSMTEQASVIGRLETHGFRYQDEDEIRRRLLAVSAEEVRAAAALLTADRSSQVTVYPAKAAAK
- a CDS encoding M16 family metallopeptidase, which produces MFAKKLLWAALLMPVAAQASIDIQRWTTAEGTQILLVERHENPIVDMRISFKGAGSVFNPAGKGELAEFAAALLLSGTEKLDEEAFHARSNDLAVDIGSSSGEETAALTFRSLSRSENLLPTLDLVNQALVSPRFDTAVFERNRSQSITALQQSERKPGFVADRALTRLMYPDHPYGNGANVSVESLGKMSLDDIRAFYRSRYGKQNAVVAIVGDVDRQQAEKMAAKALDKLPQKPQHGHAVAPVPEQKARHQAIPFPGEQAQIVMGMPLIKRHDPDYYALVAGNYVLGGGGFDSRLMKVLRDRHGYTYGAYSRLSPMTEAGGLGIAFSTKKANAAPALAAAKKVLAGFIAEGPTEAELKQAKDNIIGSFPLRFDSNAKLLNYLSLIGVHNLPSDYLEAYPKAIEALTAEQVKEVWQRRVNPNKLHTVIVGGKAKGKAE
- a CDS encoding YiiD C-terminal domain-containing protein, whose translation is MTAAELQDFLHRNIPASASLKLAVTESSPQRVALLAPLAANCNHHHTVFGGSIALLATLCAWSLVHLNYPEYNGKIVIQDGQTRYLKPAKGDLTAVSEAHNPQDWEDCGQMLAERGKGKINVACTLWSEGILVAEFTGRYVVLL
- a CDS encoding phosphoethanolamine transferase, coding for MKKDIFWVAIYTLLLLVSEMAYRFVFNVPELSRPWEAAAIIAVFLVLFYCAKYRLTRFFIALFFGLSTVVNNVHYAVYESWINSTNYLLAVTEITEVAGAGMAMLDKVVPVVLWGVAETLLFISIGRFRRKTGIWADGVFAVFFIYMFIRAFTTSNDIGLTPRTNYSRLKSNAFAFSSFIGRTLPYELLELSDLSNYSHPTPQVVSAPKFKNIIFIVGESFSAKHVHHFGYPRESTPFLDSFAQNYPDAVLKPAYAAGLGTAISLPALFNAVPYPNGLTHIVKGDTNLFKLAQQQGFKTSFHSSQPEWEMEILGLMGKKWIDEVTFPTQAGMSVREAMNDHKVLPYLYQSPLRQGQNFIVLHQRGSHVPYGKYLESKQFGGNTPLDNYDSTIWDTDLYIRKVFEFLSKQKTDDWLLIYTSDHGQNVTDEVYNQGTAAEGSYSVPLMIYTPNRTLQQQMSRQFEQCKTMFHQQLSTLLISVMGYGMPVSDCRSGVVNANLLTGNSGYLQVENGEVKFVYPNGKQ
- the efeU gene encoding iron uptake transporter permease EfeU, whose amino-acid sequence is MFVAFLIMLREGIEAALIVGIIAGFLRQSGHSQLMPKVWTGVVLAALLCLALGVGLNAVTGEIPQKQQELVVGVIGLVAAAMITFMVFWMKTAAVSVKRQVKASVQTALNKGRGQGWALVGMAFLAVAREGLESVFFLLAVFGQSPTAAMPVGAVLGLLCAVVIGVLVYQGGMRLNLEKFFCWTGVFLIFVAAGLLAGSLRALHEAGVWNLMQEVVFDTSSVLHEDSPLGVLLGGFFGYTDHPTRGEVWVWLLYCIPALIWFLRGNRLASAS